Sequence from the Helianthus annuus cultivar XRQ/B chromosome 13, HanXRQr2.0-SUNRISE, whole genome shotgun sequence genome:
CTCTTATGCCACACATTTGTTGCTTCCACGGTTATAGCCTTTGGATTCCCTCGAATTGCTTCCATCCTATAAAGACCACCACTGCACATACCCGATCCAATCAAGCTCCTCGTCCTCAATCCCTGCATGACAAAGGAATCCGGGAAAAAGGTAATGGCACATTGCAAATCGTGGGTTAGTCTACGAACCGACAAAAGATTGCACTTAAAATTTGGTACAAAAAGTACATTTTTCactctaacccccccccccccccccctctttagAAAGAACCTCCCCATTCCCTTTTACAGGAATGGTTTGTCCATTAGGAATTGTGACCGACAATTCACTAGTACTCATCGTAAGATTATCGAGTAATCCACGAACGTGGGTCATGGAATCGGTCGCTACGGAGTCCATGATCCAATTACCGTTTTTGTCAAAACTACCTGCCATATTTGCTGCTGGGGGGCTGGTCTTCTTCTCcttttgttcttctttcttcccgAAAAAATTTAGAAACATGTTGTATTGTTCATCGCTGAGACCCGGAACCGGACTGGAAGTTGTCTCTGCTACAACTGCTTTTGGTTTAGAATACTCTTTCTTTTCCTTTCCGAAAAACCAATCTGGATACCCAATGAGTTTAAAACACCCTTCACGAATGTGCCCATTTCTCCCGCAAAATGTACAGTGCCCCGTCTTAGTATTCTGCTGCGTTTTCTCGGTTTTCTGCCACGATTTCTTTTGAGGCTGCACATCACGTTTTCCTTGTTGCGCGACTTGAAAAGCCATTGTTTCGGTCGCAACCTTCTTTCCAACGGTGATATTCCTTTGCTGCTCGTCCTCGGCCACCAAATGATAAGCTACACCTAGTGTTGGCGTGGGTTTCATAGCAAGTATTTGAGTTCTAATCACTGCAAAGTCAGAATTTAAACCCATTAGAAATTCATATAAcctttctttctctttcaattcAACCAGTTTCTTTCCAATATCGCACGTGCATCCTTTACATTCACACCGAGGCACCTGTAGCATGGTGTCTATTTCATCCCATAATCCTCTCAACTTGGTGAAATAAGCCGACACCGTGGCTTCTTCTTGGCGAGTCATTGTAATGGACTGCTTTATTTCATACGTTCTCGGTGCACTCTCTTTACCAAATATTTCGTGCAAATCTTTCCAGATCTCTGCAGCCGTGTTCGCGTATTTAACGCTGGCTCGTATCTCCTTCTCCATAGCCGTAGTGAGCCACCCTTTTATCATGGCGTCACATCTCATCCAATTCATATACTTCTTGTCAGTCTTCTCTGGCTTATTTATGGTTCCATCGACGAACCCGATTTTATTCTTGGCGAACAGGAAATTGGTGATTTCCTGAATCCAATCATTGAAATTGTTATATGACAGGCTTTCACATCTGTTTCGGGTAGTCCGAAGGATGCAGGTAGAAAGGCGAGTTGACATCAATAATTTCGACAACACTACTGTTGGGTGAACTCTCAGCCTCGTCTCCTGCCATCAGTTCTGCCATCAGTTGATAGTTTATGATTTTAATTTTGGTAtgcctgctctgataccatgaagAATCTGGTGATCAAGAGCTGTGTTTTCTTATTGATTAAAACTGAATCGAAAAAAATACATATTCCCGAAAGGCTTTAAAGATAAAGCAAGAAAAATAGAAACAAACTAACAACTTGATCCTTAAAATAAGAGATAAAATAGAAGATAATCATCAGCTCTTTAAATCGATATCCAACATATTGTACATTTGATAGGCCTTGTGTTATGGTCTCTTGCACACCACTCGTCCATAATGTGGGTGGGGGGCATAAAGAAGGTGCGGCATGTTTAACTCATGTTCTCATTGTTGCAACACCAAGCTTTCATCCTTAGTTAGGTTGGGAAGCCTTTGTTCCTTCTTTGTCTATTCTCTTGTTGTGGTTTCGTCACCTTAACAGGGATAGAAAGCCGTGTTACCGCATGGTGTAGCGTGGTGTTCCCGCTAGGCACCTTCATTCCACTTAGGCACCTCGTTGGTATAAGAGATGGTCTTAACATATTTGTGCGAAATAACTTCTTTTTCCATCTTCAGTGTGTTATTATTGCGATGGTCTTAACATATTTGtgcaaaataatttatttttccAACTTCAGTGTGCTATTATTACGTTTCTATATACAAATTTATTGTACATATATTTGTCAAAATGTTTGTTTCCTATTGGTTGATTTAGTTCACCCACAGTACATTCTACACGTGTACTATTGTCTACAGGGTTACAAAAAAGGCCCACATGAATTAAATAATATAGTGTCGGTACACGTGATGTATTGTCTTACACGAGTTCAACTTTGTACATATGGTTTAACTAAGTCAAAATTAAGTGTCGCTAATTGATACCAATGAAAAAGTTTTCTAGGCTTAAAGTTATAAGTAGTTTAGTACCATATTAAAACCCAAAATGGGAGGCCGCACCACTTAAAAAAATTACTGTATATTTTAGCCAAAAACCCTGGACATACCCCTTAAAAATATGGTTAAACACCTTATCCGTATCccagaaaaaaaaattatgaattcGTCACTAACAAAGAAACTTGTTAAGGTATCATAATGACTTTATTTTTCAAGTACAAGATATGATCACATCTTCTAGTATGCACCACTATtgctttattttaatatatagaGAATTGAGCCAAATTTGAATTGTTGATCAAAATTTCAAACATTGTCGGCAATTGGCAAAGTTAAAATCGTACTCCATTATTACACTTGGTGAAGATCAATAATGTAAAAACCAACTTCCAACTACCAAGTTCCAAACCGACCTCCCTCCTTTAATTCGTTCGTACGCAAACACCCCTATAAATTGTAACCTTGGACGACATTTTCTAGCACCAACAACcttacatacatacacaacaaAGCAACTTTTTCCTACATCTTCAACTAGAGTACCTTTAAAAATGGCAAAGATGGCAATGATGGTTTTATGTGCAGTAGTGACTTGCATGGTGGTGGTTGCACCCTATGCAGAGGCTCTTACCTGTGGTCAGGTGTCCAGCAGCTTAGCTCCATGCATTGGCTACCTAACCAAAGGTGGTGCTGTGCCACCGGCATGCTGCAATGGGGTAAAATCACTCAATAGCGCTGCAAAAACAACCCCTGATCGCCAGGCTGCATGTGGTTGCTTAAAGAGTGCTTACTCTTCCATCTCCGGCATCAATGAAGGCAATGCGGCCAGCCTCCCGGGCAAGTGTGGTGTCAACATCCCTTACAAGATCAGCCCAGGCACCGATTGCTCCAAGTATGTTCAAACTTTAAATATTATGTGGTTCTATTTAAACTTCTTTTTATTTGGATCGTATATTGAGTACACATCTACTTTTTTATATCTTACCTTTTGTgattttctttttcctttttgtaGGGTGCAGTGAGGAACATATGACATGCTTTGGAAGTTTAGAGAGACAAATAATATATCTATAATAAAAATAAGGAACACTGTTTTGTTCGAAGATAACATATATGGTTGTGTATGTATCTTTGCTTTGTAATGCCTTTGGCTTTAAATAGTGTTCTTGTTATAAACCTTCCTTTTCGCATAATCCTTTTTTATATCTCAATAACCGGCCTGCAAAATCAACTGCTATTAATGAGTGAATATTTAAGGCAATTGACCATACCGGATCTTATTGTAGCATAAATAAAACCGTTAAAGGCAAACACGAACAACAAACTAGAAATTATCAATCTACTACCTAATTATACACTACTACCTAATTATACAAGAATACAAGACACGTGTCACAACCATattttatgtattttgtccaaaacCCTTTATGACCTTAATTaaacactactagaaaaatgatttttttttcctACAAAAGTTTTCCACAAATTTCACATGACTCAATTTTTGTTACAACTTTTTTACAGTTTACTTATAAAAAAGGAAACAAAAATAACCCAAAAACTTTTCCACAATTTCCTACAAAATTTCTACACAATAAACATATGTATCAATTTCGTCACAAAATTAATTACCTTTGTGACAAAATTCttacaaaatatattaaaattttATATTGTTTTCTACTACAGCAaaacaaataaattaaaaaaaaatcaaatttctaCATTTGTCATAAATTTGTAGCAACTAGCTACAAATTTGCGACAATTGaaacttattttatttttaattactaAATTCAGTAAAAttaatcatttaaaaaaatataatataaaatttgTTGGATTTTTGTACCAAATTGACCCCGTTTGCTACAGTTTTCCAGCAAAAAGAATTATTTTCTTTGTTATCTAAAATTAAAGTAAAATAAAtacttttaaaaaataaaagagtaaattacgtttttggccacTTTGATTATATCACctttttactatattagcccaaaataagaatttctAACATATCTGTCCCCGTGGTTTCTATAACTAACAATTTtcgcccctaagtctagagatcatgggggccaaaatggttagttatgaAGACCATGGGGCTAAAATAGTTAGGCTTAGGgtccaaaatggttagttatagagaccatgggggcaaatatataaaaaattattattttgggctaatatagtaaaagtgatataaccacaggggtaaaagcgtaatttactcaaaataaaattttaaatttgtcaaaaatatgaAGCAATTGACCCCATTTGCTAAGTTTTTCGgcaaaaaaaatcattttatttgttatgttttaattttagtaaaataaatacttttaaaaataaaatattaaatttgtcAAAAGTTGTAGCAAATTCACCACGTTTGCTATAGTTTTCCGAcaataaaagttattttatttgttgtttCTTAAATTCAGTAAAGTAAATAATTAAAAGAAATAGCAAGTTTTATTCGtcagaaatttgtagcaaattacCATCATTTGCTACAAGTTTTCGTCAAAAAAGctattttatttgttatgttttagttttagtaaaataaatacttttaaaacataaaatattaAAACTGTCAAAAAATTGTAACAAATTGGCCACGTTCCACGTTTGCCACTTCCGACAAAAAActtattttatttgttgtttattAAATCCAGTAAAGTAAATAATTATAACAAAGAAAATTTTTTATTTGTCAGAAATTTGTAGTAAATTAACCCCGTTTGCTACAACTTTATGACAAAAAGATGTCATTTTATTTGTTATGTCTTAATTTTAGtaaaataaatagaataaaaagatTAAATCTTAAATTTGTCCGAAAGTTGTAGCAGTTGAAAGGGTGTTAAAGTTGAGGTTGAAAAGATATCAGCGGTGAAGTCTTGGCAAATCCCTTCGACAATTAAAGAAGTGAGAGGTTTCCTTGGGCTTACGGGCTACTATCGTCGTTTTGTTCGGAATTATGGGTTGATAACGCGACCTGTCACAACCTTGACTAAAAAGATGGTTTCACGAGATCGAAGGAAGCTTTACATGCTTTTACCGCCTTAATAGAAGCATTGTTTTCCACATCGATTCTAAGGCTACTCGATTTCTCAAAGTCGTTCGTCATTGAATGTGACGCTTCATCTGACGGGATAGGGGCTATACTATCCCAAGAAGTGCATCCAGTGGCCTATTTCACCATAGGGCTCTCCCCTTCTAATAGATTCAAATCAGCTTATGATCAGGAGCTCCTAGCCTTAGTGTTA
This genomic interval carries:
- the LOC110902021 gene encoding uncharacterized protein LOC110902021; translated protein: MAELMAGDEAESSPNSSVVEIIDEITNFLFAKNKIGFVDGTINKPEKTDKKYMNWMRCDAMIKGWLTTAMEKEIRASVKYANTAAEIWKDLHEIFGKESAPRTYEIKQSITMTRQEEATVSAYFTKLRGLWDEIDTMLQVPRCECKGCTCDIGKKLVELKEKERLYEFLMGLNSDFAVIRTQILAMKPTPTLGVAYHLVAEDEQQRNITVGKKVATETMAFQVAQQGKRDVQPQKKSWQKTEKTQQNTKTGHCTFCGRNGHIREGCFKLIGYPDWFFGKEKKEYSKPKAVVAETTSSPVPGLSDEQYNMFLNFFGKKEEQKEKKTSPPAANMAGSFDKNGNWIMDSVATDSMTHVRGLLDNLTMSTSELSVTIPNGQTIPVKGNGEGLRTRSLIGSGMCSGGLYRMEAIRGNPKAITVEATNVWHKRLGHPSSFKLSHISFLKDVGFDSENNFCDYCV
- the LOC110899837 gene encoding non-specific lipid-transfer protein-like — translated: MAKMAMMVLCAVVTCMVVVAPYAEALTCGQVSSSLAPCIGYLTKGGAVPPACCNGVKSLNSAAKTTPDRQAACGCLKSAYSSISGINEGNAASLPGKCGVNIPYKISPGTDCSKVQ